A window of the bacterium genome harbors these coding sequences:
- a CDS encoding imidazolonepropionase — translation MGHLLIRNARQVVTARQQPVRGAEMSSVLVHEKASLYVRDGIIRAVGALVDVEKEISG, via the coding sequence ATGGGCCATCTATTAATCAGAAACGCGCGGCAGGTGGTCACCGCCCGGCAACAGCCGGTGCGGGGGGCGGAAATGAGCAGCGTGCTGGTGCATGAAAAAGCCTCGCTTTATGTGCGCGATGGCATCATTCGCGCCGTCGGGGCTTTGGTGGATGTGGAAAAAGAAATCTCCGGT